ACACAGGAACCTGGGACTGTGGAGATGGGCTGCAGATACTGATTGGGCTCCTACAGTGTGCCAGGTACTGAGCAGAGCCAGGTACTAATCGTCCACACACAGTCTCACAAACCAACTGGCCATGTGGTCGTCTCCTCAGATCCTTAGGCAATACCCACTGGTCTCCTTAGGtccacccttcctccctcctctatTCATCCCACtttccagccccccccccaccaccacccagggCCCCTTCTCTCTGAATCCCCCTTACTCTTGGGGACAGGGCTGCTGGCCTCCACCCCGTCGGCAATGCAGATACCAAAAGGCTCCCAAGCTGGCCAGGACAATGAGCAGGATGCCAGATGTCAGCCCCACAGCCAGGCCTGCTACGTCCACTCGTCCACGCcctgtggggggggcggggggaggcactCTGTCAGAGGCTGTCACTCCCCACCACACACAACCCTATGCCTTCCCCCCTGAGGGAAGAGTATAGGCCAAGAACCAAAGTAGAACTGGGGCCACTTCCTAGGTGTGTGACTCCAGGCAACTCCACACACTCATTTCTCTAAGCCTCCATTTACTGCTCTGCAAAATGGTAACGATGATTCCCCCCACTGGTTGTGAAAACTCATTGAGATCAAACACATATAGGGTCTGGTAGTTCATCTGGGACAAAAATATGGCAGTTGTATCCCTACGGTGATAGAGGACCCTCCTTGAACACAGCGTGGCTCATCCCTCTTGAGCAAAATCCATCTGCTAAGAGGTCGGTGGACACACTAAAGGTAGGATAGGGAACTCAGATGGGCAATTTCAGGGCCCCCCCAACCGAGTAttaccagatttagcaaataataTGAACCCacttaaatatgaattttaaacatacaatgaatattttttagtgTAAGAATGTCCCTTGGAGTATTTAGAatatacttacactaaaaaacTTATTTACGTGTGGgacgcctaagtggctcagtggttgagcatctgcctttggctcagggcatgatcccggagtcccaggatagagttctgcatcaagctcccagcagggagcctgcttctccctctgcctatgtccctgcctctctttctgtgtctctcatgaataaataagacaaaataaaaaacatatttgtgtatatttgaaattcaaatttaactggttGGAGGGGTCCCTGTGTTTTATCTGGCAACCTCCCCCCTCTGGACTATAGTCCCTTTGCCAACCAGGCTACTGAGGGACGAGAGCTCAACTCTGAAGGAAGAGTAGAATCTGCAGGAAGGTTTTTTAATTGACCAGAAGGCTGTgaaaaattcatttatcaatgcAGGAATTTCGGGGCCtccagccccccctccccagtaATACATTTTTGAGCATCTAGAACTCAGGTGGACCCTTTGCCAGGACCCTAGGCGTTTAGCAATCCTTTAGCTTTGTGAGGCCTTCCTGGGTCTTGCCACTGGGGAGACTTCCCTTAGCACTGGGTCATGCAGTTTCCTCAAACAGCAAACCCCAGGCTTTTAACCCCCTGTGCAAAGAGCTGCACAGAGAAGGCAGGCCCTCGGGTTCTGACATGTTTCAGGTGGATTCAAGGAGCTCCCAGGCCTCTCTAGGCCTGCAGTGAGGTAGTTACCTCCCCTAGCAACCAGGCTCCAATGTGAGGCCTCTAGCCCAGACCTAGGGCTTGTTGCTAAGGGCATCCCCCCCTAGCAACCAGGCTGCGAGGGGGTGGGGCATCTGCTACAGGGAGGGGGCTCCTCCCTGGGCAGTGGGCCTTGGGTCCTTAGCCTGGCTAGGTGTGGTTGCTAGGGAGGCCGCCTTGGTAACCAGGCCAAGGCCGGGATggggctgtgggggaggggaagccagCCAGGTATCAAGTGCTGGGGGCCTCCTTGGTCCGGCATGGCCAGGCCTGGTTGCTAAGGAGCAGTCCCCCCTTAGCAACAAGACTACAGCCATGGTGGGGCCTTAGAACTCACAGAAAGGGTTGGGGCTGGGCAGCCTGGTCAGGTGAGGATACAGAGGCTTCCACCACCttggcctggcctggccaggcCCTGTTGATGGGGAGCAGTCCCTCTAGCAACTAAGCTACAGAAGGGGCTGGGGCTCTGGACTCCAAAGCGGGGACTGGGGCAGGGGGCTCAGGTAGGTCAGCCTGATAGGCCCCAGAGCTGTAACcaccatccccccacacacacacaggcacttCCTCCTTCCTAAGGACATGAAACCTCCTCCCAAAAAGTTGTGGTGGGTTCCTCAGGAAGGGGCTCTAATCTCAAAGGAGGGGACTCTTTTAATAACTAACCACCTCCAGGAGCATGGAATTAATTTGAAGGAGGCAAATTTGGGACAGGGGATGTTGGTTCAACTTGCAGAGGAAGGGGCTGCCTTAGCTGCATGGGACAAGAGGGgatcccccaccccactcacctCCTTTGCCATTGTAGATGTAGCTCTCCCAAAAGCGCTCCTTGAAGAGAGAGTAGAACAGGTGGAATGGCAGCACATCAACTGGGAGATTCCTCACCCCTACAGCAACCCACCCTCATTTCTGAGACCCAGGGTAGAGGGAATTGTGTGGGCCAGGAcatcccagggcctggagaggCTCTCACTGTCAGAGTATTGTCCTCGAAATACTCCCGCGCCTCCTCCCAGGAACACCGCTCCTCACGACACTCCCGTTCCAGGTTCCCTGGTGTGAGCAGTTCCAGGTCCCAGTGATTGGCTCGTGGAATCCGGCTACGGCTTCCTAGAAAGCTCTGGGCCTCCGGGGAGTCCAGGAAGACTTCTGTGCCCAAAGGACacggaggacaggaagaaaaaatggAGAGTCTCTAAGACTGGGGACATGCAGGAAGCTGATGGGATGGAAAAGGATGGagtcctggggagggaggggactaGCAGCAAGAGTTCTGGAGTCAGGGAAAGGTGGAGGTCTGTGTCTGGACACCAGCTCTCCCCCCAAGTGCTCACCTTGGTCTTTCTCCTCACCAGGCGAGGTGTCCAAGCAAGTGGTCAATCCTAGGTATAGCAGCAGCAGAAAGGGGTACCCCCTCATATTTTATGAACACCTGAAACCATGAGTGGGAGAGACAGCAAGCGCCTCAGCCCCTGGGGAAGGAGGCAAGGTCACCCGGACTGGACTCTGTGGTCCATGATAACAATCATAGCTGACACTCATGTCGCCTGTATTCTGAGTCAGGTAGTTAGACTACTGTTTAAGGTAGTTTACCATATCAATTCAGTTTAATTTTCACAGCAgtgctattattatccctatgtccccattttacagatgaggaatgtgaggcacagagaaggaaaagacttgcccaaggtcatacaattTGCACAATTCAGAAGCAGGATTTGAGTGAAAGTGGTGTGCCTCCAGAGACCAGAGCCAGgagcttctctttttctctacccTGTCTGCAGCACCCACCACGAatcttggcacatagtaggtgctcataaACATGTTCATCAGTGATCAGGATTCCTTTCTTCCTGGTAACGTCCACCTATACCTGCCTCTCCCTATGCCCATTGCCACATCCACCCACTGAGATCAAAGATTACAGCAgaaggaagggcaggagaggCAAACAGCCTATATTCTTGGGTCCAGGGGGAGAAGGGAGTGGAGGTCCTGGACTCCTGGTGTTGGGGGACCCAAATGGCTGAGTcccagaggggcagggagccaggaggCCAGGGTCCCCAAGCCAGACTCTGGCCCCAGGGGACATTCACTTACCTGCCCAGACTTGTGAGCACTTTCCCTTCCTCTGTAATCGGGGCTTCCTTTGCCAGCTGCGGCCAGCTGttaatgggggggaggggggcaggggagaggggaggggagaggaaggaggggtgcCCCTCTCCCGGTAATGAAGATGATCCCGGCCTCTGGCAGAGGGGCGGGGTTTGTGATTACCTGCCCTGGGCGGGACTCAGGTAAGGGACAAAGTATTTAAAGGGACCTTAGTATGAAGGGCCTAAGGTCCAGAGCCTTGTAGGGAAGCCAGGGTCTCCGACACCAGACACCGACACCGCGGAGGCACCCAGGGGATTGGATATGCACCTGTTCCCTTGTTTGCCTCCTGAGGATGGAAGCTTCCCTGGGTGAGCCAGCAAAATGAATGTCTCCAGATAGCTAGATATCTAAAAACTGGCAGGAAATGTATGCCGTGGTCCCTGGGGATAGGTGGACAATGCTGTAGTAAATTCCTGTTTCCTGATGTGATCTAAAGGtctt
This portion of the Vulpes lagopus strain Blue_001 chromosome 2, ASM1834538v1, whole genome shotgun sequence genome encodes:
- the PRRG2 gene encoding transmembrane gamma-carboxyglutamic acid protein 2, whose protein sequence is MRGYPFLLLLYLGLTTCLDTSPGEEKDQEVFLDSPEAQSFLGSRSRIPRANHWDLELLTPGNLERECREERCSWEEAREYFEDNTLTERFWESYIYNGKGGRGRVDVAGLAVGLTSGILLIVLASLGAFWYLHCRRGGGQQPCPQEAELINPLSPLGDLAPPTPLPPPPPPPPGLPTYEQALAASGVHDAPPPPYSSLRRPR